Proteins from one Mucilaginibacter jinjuensis genomic window:
- a CDS encoding M56 family metallopeptidase encodes METLLHNLSEVFAVSIIHSLWQCFIIYLLLRIFLADIVRLSSAVKYNITVTALFAATGWFIYTLFDEASHYSWQLTNQAITGAPQHLPLITTLKQITHADERYELTIEHYLPYITTIYIAGLLFHSLRLLSAWVQMQQIKQGAVPDSQLQKRLNELSALLNNKRAVIVSYADRIDVPCVTGYLKPLILLPLSLSTYLSANEVEAILLHELAHVKRNDYLINLLQQVMSVILFFNPFVLLMNRIVNQERENSCDDVVVALTGQPLVYAQALLKIEQNNVRYLPLALAATGKKYHLLNRIERIMKTKKPMANIRHVVLAFTILMGSITSIAWFNPAIGNGKLSVKTTKFSGIINSLNILTDSTKKAAKAAPKASVAKKSNLPPPPKSAKVYHKDGNTYYYSPGMEDPKLEAMGKQMEAYGKQIEAYYNSADYKKLTEQMEQSGKDIEDYYNNPGLKQLEINQEKLGRDFEAAYGDNSEADKLGKQMEAIGKKMETYYNSAEFKEMDARLRKKYNIPQDQNYFNDSKDDNYRKYQAELKKNIPAEVTAYSDQMRTLGQQMRDHFNAPERKAAQEKMRLMGDSMRLAFNNPQIKLQQEQMRKMGEQMRAYNSNPEIKKLQQQMKVLGEQMRAYTNSPDFKKRMEEWKKNMKAMNWNYDFKFDMDNQINVDVPPIPPVPAIDVLPSIKIAPAPAPVTVVVPPVPAVPAKPF; translated from the coding sequence ATGGAAACGTTGTTGCATAATTTAAGTGAAGTTTTTGCGGTAAGCATTATCCATTCGTTATGGCAGTGCTTTATTATTTATCTACTGCTGCGCATTTTCCTGGCCGATATCGTCAGGCTATCATCAGCAGTAAAATATAATATCACAGTTACTGCGCTTTTTGCCGCTACCGGCTGGTTCATTTATACCTTGTTTGATGAAGCCTCGCATTATAGCTGGCAATTAACCAATCAGGCAATTACAGGTGCGCCGCAGCATTTACCGCTCATAACTACACTTAAACAAATTACCCATGCCGATGAGCGCTACGAACTAACCATCGAGCACTACCTGCCTTATATTACTACCATATATATAGCGGGCTTGCTGTTCCATTCGCTTCGTTTACTATCGGCCTGGGTGCAAATGCAACAAATAAAACAAGGCGCCGTGCCCGATAGCCAATTGCAAAAGCGGTTAAACGAGCTTTCGGCCCTGTTAAACAATAAACGCGCAGTAATTGTAAGCTATGCCGACCGTATTGATGTGCCTTGTGTTACAGGTTATTTAAAACCATTAATACTGTTGCCACTGTCGCTCTCTACCTATCTTTCGGCCAATGAGGTGGAGGCCATTTTACTGCACGAACTTGCCCATGTAAAACGTAACGATTACTTAATTAACCTGCTGCAGCAGGTGATGTCAGTGATCCTTTTCTTTAATCCTTTTGTTTTATTGATGAACCGCATTGTAAACCAGGAACGCGAAAACAGCTGCGATGACGTGGTTGTTGCCCTAACCGGCCAACCCCTGGTATATGCACAAGCGCTTTTAAAAATAGAACAAAACAATGTGCGCTACCTGCCGCTGGCCTTGGCCGCTACGGGTAAGAAATATCATTTACTTAACCGAATTGAACGTATCATGAAAACTAAAAAACCAATGGCCAACATCCGTCACGTGGTGTTAGCATTTACTATACTCATGGGTAGCATTACCAGCATAGCCTGGTTTAACCCCGCCATAGGTAATGGCAAACTGTCTGTAAAAACAACCAAATTTTCGGGCATTATTAACAGTCTGAATATACTTACCGATAGTACTAAAAAAGCGGCGAAAGCAGCACCAAAAGCTTCTGTTGCTAAAAAAAGCAACCTGCCTCCACCTCCAAAATCTGCAAAAGTTTACCATAAAGACGGCAATACCTATTACTATAGCCCCGGTATGGAAGATCCTAAACTGGAGGCTATGGGCAAGCAAATGGAAGCTTACGGCAAACAGATAGAAGCCTATTATAATAGTGCCGATTATAAAAAGCTGACAGAGCAAATGGAACAAAGCGGCAAAGACATAGAGGATTATTATAATAACCCCGGATTAAAACAGCTTGAAATAAACCAGGAAAAATTAGGTCGCGATTTTGAAGCAGCGTATGGCGACAACAGCGAAGCAGATAAATTAGGTAAGCAAATGGAGGCCATCGGCAAAAAGATGGAAACCTATTATAATAGTGCTGAGTTTAAAGAGATGGATGCCCGCTTGCGAAAGAAATACAACATCCCGCAGGATCAAAATTATTTTAACGACAGTAAAGATGATAATTATAGAAAGTACCAGGCAGAATTAAAGAAAAATATCCCTGCCGAAGTAACTGCCTATAGCGACCAAATGAGAACTTTGGGCCAACAAATGCGCGATCATTTTAACGCACCAGAGCGTAAAGCAGCGCAAGAAAAAATGCGTTTAATGGGCGATAGCATGCGTTTAGCATTTAACAACCCACAAATAAAACTGCAACAAGAACAAATGCGCAAAATGGGTGAACAAATGCGTGCCTATAATAGCAACCCCGAAATTAAAAAGCTGCAACAGCAAATGAAAGTACTGGGCGAACAAATGCGTGCTTACACCAACAGCCCCGATTTTAAAAAACGCATGGAAGAATGGAAAAAGAACATGAAAGCCATGAACTGGAATTATGATTTTAAATTCGACATGGACAATCAGATTAATGTGGACGTGCCACCTATACCCCCGGTTCCTGCTATAGATGTATTACCTTCAATCAAAATAGCTCCGGCACCGGCTCCTGTTACAGTTGTTGTACCACCAGTACCCGCAGTACCTGCAAAACCTTTTTAA
- a CDS encoding carboxypeptidase-like regulatory domain-containing protein, whose translation MFKYTLFLLIIFPFTVFAQVSITGKVTDITTHKGIGYATVLLSNSSVGNRTDTTGTFVLRNVKPGQYDLVASIVGYETYQVTIMVSNANITIPNIELLPKSINLQEVVIKPDAEWFRNYEIFKTELLGEGPEAKLCKILNPDVVKLHFDENKNQLIGSSTDFIEIENRALGYRVKYLLNTFNKDYGKSMIFYEGSVLFEDLPVSSPEQAEHYKKMREKAYYGSMQHFLKAALHNTSEDDGFKVLQMVKIPNPKRPSDEEIKSKMAYFNTIGNFSRSSEDSLYNWERLKRLPKTIFSVVKDPPVYPSMLVKRTNQPGVYVMTYTDYLYVMYTKTLDNSSNQLVYRPTNTPNYSTSIMTFSEPHVFFDDNGHIMNPLSVITEGAWGKNRVSGMLPIDYEPSGPPAQ comes from the coding sequence ATGTTTAAGTATACCCTGTTCCTGCTTATCATTTTTCCGTTTACTGTGTTTGCACAGGTATCAATTACCGGTAAGGTAACCGATATTACTACTCATAAAGGTATCGGATATGCAACGGTGCTTTTAAGTAATTCGAGTGTGGGTAACCGCACCGATACAACCGGCACTTTCGTATTGCGTAATGTTAAGCCAGGGCAATATGATCTGGTTGCCTCTATTGTGGGTTACGAAACCTACCAGGTTACCATTATGGTGAGCAATGCCAATATTACTATACCTAATATAGAATTACTACCCAAAAGCATTAACCTGCAGGAGGTTGTAATTAAGCCGGATGCAGAATGGTTCCGCAATTACGAAATTTTTAAGACTGAGCTTTTAGGCGAAGGCCCCGAGGCTAAACTTTGCAAAATTTTGAACCCGGATGTGGTAAAACTCCATTTCGACGAAAATAAAAACCAGTTGATTGGCTCCAGTACAGATTTTATTGAGATTGAAAACCGGGCGCTTGGCTATCGGGTAAAATATTTACTGAATACCTTTAACAAAGACTACGGCAAAAGCATGATCTTTTATGAAGGTTCGGTATTATTTGAAGACCTGCCGGTAAGTTCGCCCGAGCAGGCCGAGCATTATAAGAAGATGCGCGAGAAAGCATACTACGGATCGATGCAGCATTTTCTGAAAGCCGCCTTGCATAATACCAGCGAAGATGATGGCTTTAAGGTACTGCAAATGGTGAAGATCCCGAATCCGAAACGCCCGAGCGACGAGGAGATTAAATCTAAGATGGCTTATTTTAACACTATTGGTAATTTCAGCCGTTCGTCAGAAGATTCATTATATAATTGGGAGCGTTTAAAACGTTTGCCTAAAACTATTTTTTCGGTAGTTAAAGATCCGCCTGTATACCCGTCTATGCTGGTTAAGCGCACCAATCAACCTGGGGTGTATGTGATGACTTATACTGATTACCTATATGTGATGTATACCAAAACGCTCGACAATAGTTCAAACCAATTGGTATACCGCCCTACTAATACGCCAAATTATTCTACCAGTATCATGACTTTCTCTGAGCCTCATGTATTTTTTGATGATAACGGGCATATCATGAATCCATTATCTGTTATTACCGAAGGTGCCTGGGGTAAAAACCGGGTATCGGGTATGCTGCCTATTGATTACGAGCCTTCGGGGCCGCCGGCGCAATAA
- a CDS encoding carboxypeptidase-like regulatory domain-containing protein: protein MAQVNVTGTVNDLTTHKPIENASVILSNSTIGNRTAADGSFTLKAVKAGQYDMVVSIVGYETFHLNLTVSNSNITIPLVELLPKSITLNEVVVKPDANWARNYDIFKAELLGDGPEGKQCKILNPDVVQLNYDNTERKLTASSYDFMEIENPALGYHIKYQLTNFIKDYANNMLYYEGFMLFEDIKTNSSGQKKKWKKAREKAYYGSLQHFLRATLRNQTTEEGFRVLQLIRKPNPERPPEDLIKSKINYFRKLIFTNNRMANDSISKWAKFNQMPKTVSYLVQNPPVNPGNLIAKTEQPGIYTLSYPDYLYVMYTKAHDDSSNNLSFHPLNIPNYAITIVSFSETKTLFDENGSVINPSSLMFEGNWGKSRVAGMLPVDYEPEPVEKRK from the coding sequence ATGGCACAGGTTAATGTTACAGGTACAGTAAACGACCTCACAACGCATAAGCCTATCGAAAATGCAAGTGTTATTTTAAGTAACTCCACTATAGGTAACAGAACCGCAGCTGATGGCTCATTCACTTTAAAGGCTGTTAAAGCCGGGCAGTATGACATGGTTGTTTCTATTGTTGGTTACGAAACCTTTCATCTGAACCTTACTGTGAGCAACAGCAACATTACCATTCCGCTTGTAGAGTTGCTGCCTAAAAGCATTACCCTTAACGAGGTGGTTGTTAAGCCCGATGCCAACTGGGCACGTAATTACGATATTTTTAAAGCCGAACTTTTAGGTGATGGCCCCGAAGGGAAACAATGTAAAATATTAAACCCCGATGTAGTTCAACTAAACTATGATAATACCGAACGAAAGCTCACAGCATCCAGTTACGATTTTATGGAGATCGAGAACCCGGCTTTAGGTTATCACATCAAATATCAACTCACCAATTTTATTAAAGACTATGCCAATAATATGCTCTATTACGAGGGCTTTATGTTATTTGAAGATATTAAGACCAACTCCTCAGGGCAAAAAAAGAAGTGGAAAAAGGCACGTGAGAAAGCATATTATGGTTCCCTTCAGCATTTTTTAAGGGCAACTCTACGCAACCAAACCACAGAGGAAGGTTTTAGGGTTCTGCAATTGATCAGGAAGCCTAATCCAGAGCGCCCACCTGAAGACTTGATCAAATCTAAGATCAATTACTTCCGTAAATTGATATTTACCAACAATCGCATGGCAAATGATTCGATTAGTAAATGGGCAAAGTTTAATCAGATGCCAAAAACCGTTTCTTACTTAGTACAAAACCCACCGGTAAACCCAGGCAACCTTATTGCCAAAACAGAACAGCCGGGAATTTACACGCTTAGCTATCCCGACTATCTATACGTAATGTATACCAAAGCACATGATGACAGCTCGAACAACCTCAGTTTTCATCCCTTAAATATTCCTAATTACGCCATAACCATTGTAAGCTTTAGCGAAACTAAAACTTTGTTTGATGAGAATGGTTCGGTCATTAACCCATCATCATTGATGTTTGAAGGTAATTGGGGTAAAAGCCGCGTAGCCGGAATGTTGCCTGTTGATTATGAACCGGAGCCGGTGGAGAAAAGAAAATAG
- a CDS encoding GIY-YIG nuclease family protein has protein sequence MNQYFVYILLCSDMSYYTGITNNLERRIYEHDTGVNLQCYTYKRRPIKLVFNKNFPDVNQAIAFEKQVKGWSRAKKEAIINDKWVLLPQLSKKRN, from the coding sequence ATGAACCAATACTTTGTCTATATTCTTCTTTGTTCGGATATGTCTTACTATACAGGTATAACCAATAATTTAGAAAGAAGAATATATGAACACGATACAGGAGTGAATCTGCAATGCTATACATATAAGAGACGACCAATAAAATTAGTTTTCAATAAAAATTTTCCGGATGTGAATCAAGCCATCGCTTTTGAAAAACAGGTTAAAGGATGGAGCAGGGCAAAGAAGGAAGCTATAATTAATGATAAGTGGGTGTTATTACCTCAATTGTCTAAAAAGAGAAATTAA
- a CDS encoding energy transducer TonB, translated as MKYIILIFSLLIISHISKAQKVIKTIKKDTINITGYVLKYDGTSAARGIYITSRNKDLTYDTYNQVAMTDEDGCFTLNGARLNDTLALQSATYNLKMPNRGARYMVITLPPEPKVTIADTIKVTAVRKYKPKTPSFKIIEYQFDCILPFANQQPEFPGGVKNFVKFINSKITYPQKAIDKNIEGNVEIGFTIERDGSLIDLKVLRGIGYGCDEEVLNAVKTSPRWKPGFSNGRPLRMQSSVNVEFILTDK; from the coding sequence ATGAAATATATTATCCTGATATTTTCATTGTTAATTATATCCCATATCAGCAAAGCTCAAAAGGTTATAAAGACTATTAAAAAAGATACTATTAATATTACAGGTTATGTTCTGAAATATGATGGCACATCTGCGGCACGAGGTATATATATTACATCGCGAAATAAAGATCTTACTTACGATACATATAACCAGGTGGCGATGACCGATGAAGATGGATGCTTTACACTTAATGGTGCACGTTTAAACGATACTTTAGCACTACAATCAGCCACTTATAATTTAAAAATGCCAAACAGGGGTGCACGCTATATGGTAATAACGCTGCCTCCTGAACCAAAGGTTACAATTGCTGATACCATTAAAGTAACCGCTGTCAGAAAATATAAACCTAAAACGCCTTCATTCAAGATCATTGAATATCAATTTGACTGTATACTTCCGTTCGCTAATCAACAACCGGAATTTCCCGGAGGTGTTAAAAACTTCGTGAAATTTATCAATTCTAAAATTACGTACCCACAAAAAGCTATTGATAAAAACATTGAAGGCAATGTTGAAATTGGCTTTACCATAGAACGAGATGGCTCATTAATTGATTTAAAAGTTTTACGCGGAATTGGTTATGGATGCGACGAAGAGGTTTTAAATGCAGTTAAAACAAGCCCCAGATGGAAACCAGGATTCTCAAACGGAAGGCCCTTAAGAATGCAAAGTTCGGTAAATGTTGAATTTATTTTGACTGATAAATAA
- a CDS encoding enoyl-ACP reductase FabI has translation MAYNLLKGKKGIIFGALNEQSIAWKVAQRSVEEGAEIVLTNAPIALRMGELNKLAEQCNAPVIAADVTSNDDVQNLFSKTMEHFNGGIDFILHAPAMSVNVRKGIPYPENNYEFTHKGLDISALSLHRVLQYAMKNKAINEWGSVVALTYIAAQRVFPDYNDMADNKAMLESIARNFGYYYAVENKVRVNTVSQSPTRTTAGTGVKGFDGFINYAEKMSPLGNASADQCADYVISLFSDLTRMVTMQNLFHDGGFSFTGVTKDVIEQMEK, from the coding sequence ATGGCTTATAATTTATTGAAAGGTAAAAAAGGGATCATTTTTGGTGCCCTTAACGAGCAGTCGATTGCGTGGAAGGTGGCACAACGTTCTGTCGAAGAAGGTGCCGAGATTGTATTAACCAACGCCCCCATTGCCCTGCGCATGGGCGAACTTAACAAACTGGCCGAGCAATGTAATGCCCCGGTTATTGCTGCCGATGTTACCAGTAATGATGATGTACAAAACCTGTTCAGCAAAACAATGGAGCACTTTAACGGCGGCATCGATTTTATTTTGCATGCCCCAGCCATGAGTGTTAACGTACGTAAAGGCATTCCCTATCCCGAAAACAATTATGAATTTACCCACAAAGGTTTAGATATATCTGCACTGAGTTTACACCGTGTGCTGCAATACGCCATGAAAAACAAAGCTATTAACGAATGGGGCTCTGTTGTTGCGCTTACTTACATTGCCGCCCAACGCGTGTTCCCTGATTATAATGATATGGCCGATAACAAAGCCATGCTGGAAAGTATTGCCCGTAATTTTGGGTACTACTATGCTGTTGAGAACAAGGTACGCGTAAATACAGTTTCGCAATCGCCTACCCGCACAACGGCCGGCACGGGTGTAAAAGGCTTTGATGGCTTTATTAATTATGCCGAGAAAATGAGTCCGCTGGGTAATGCTTCAGCAGATCAGTGTGCCGATTATGTGATCTCGCTATTCTCTGATCTTACCCGTATGGTTACCATGCAGAATTTGTTTCATGATGGTGGTTTCTCCTTTACCGGTGTTACTAAGGATGTGATTGAGCAAATGGAGAAGTAA
- a CDS encoding IS110 family transposase has protein sequence MSTQVEFPLLFDRCAGIDVHKESVVVTVKVNKSSDETRTFGTFTEDLIDLKDWLLMLKVGHIAMESTGVYWKPVFNILEEDFEIMLVNARHIKYVPGHKTDCKDSAWIGKLLMSGLLKGSFIPPQQIREMRELYRYKKKLISQRVAERNRLQKVLEDANLKLGNVVSDVFGKTGWAVICALIDGQTDAVSLSSLAKGSLRKKIPQLICALNGRITEHHRFMLQTSRLALENIQQQIDRIDRRLNEYLSHHTTEVELLETIPGISHETVKGIVAEIGFDMSVFPTANHLASWAGVCPGNNESAGKKMSSRVTQGNRSLKTALVEAAWSAVKMKKGWLRNKYYALSVRRGKKRALMAVAHKILLAVYHVLSTHSPFKEPVLRITS, from the coding sequence ATGTCAACCCAGGTAGAATTCCCTTTATTATTTGATCGTTGCGCAGGAATAGATGTGCACAAGGAAAGCGTCGTAGTAACAGTTAAAGTTAATAAATCTTCGGATGAAACGCGCACATTCGGTACATTCACGGAAGACCTTATCGACCTTAAAGACTGGTTGTTAATGCTTAAGGTGGGTCATATTGCGATGGAAAGCACCGGTGTTTACTGGAAGCCTGTGTTTAATATTCTGGAAGAAGATTTTGAGATCATGCTGGTTAATGCCCGCCATATCAAATATGTTCCGGGTCACAAAACCGATTGCAAGGACAGCGCATGGATCGGCAAATTGTTAATGAGCGGTTTGTTGAAAGGAAGTTTCATTCCGCCGCAGCAGATCAGGGAAATGCGTGAACTTTATCGATATAAGAAGAAACTGATCAGTCAACGGGTGGCCGAGCGAAACCGTTTGCAGAAGGTGTTGGAAGATGCCAATCTTAAACTGGGAAACGTAGTTAGTGATGTTTTCGGAAAGACCGGCTGGGCGGTTATCTGTGCACTGATTGATGGGCAGACAGATGCTGTTTCGCTATCATCACTTGCAAAAGGAAGTTTACGGAAGAAGATACCTCAACTTATCTGTGCCTTAAACGGCAGAATAACAGAGCACCATCGCTTTATGCTACAGACCAGCAGACTGGCACTGGAAAATATCCAACAACAGATTGATCGCATAGATCGCAGGCTGAACGAATACCTCAGCCATCATACCACCGAGGTGGAATTGTTGGAAACCATTCCGGGTATCAGTCACGAAACAGTTAAAGGTATTGTAGCAGAGATTGGTTTCGATATGAGCGTTTTTCCTACTGCTAATCACTTAGCCTCATGGGCTGGTGTATGCCCTGGTAATAATGAAAGCGCAGGCAAGAAGATGAGCAGCCGGGTCACGCAGGGTAACAGATCGCTCAAAACAGCGCTCGTTGAGGCAGCATGGTCTGCTGTAAAAATGAAAAAGGGATGGCTCCGAAATAAATATTACGCGCTGTCTGTCAGGCGGGGTAAGAAACGGGCTTTAATGGCCGTCGCGCACAAAATACTGTTAGCTGTGTATCATGTTCTTTCAACCCATTCACCCTTCAAAGAACCTGTACTTA
- the recN gene encoding DNA repair protein RecN, with protein sequence MLKQLSINNYALIDNLQIGFDKGLNILTGETGAGKSIILGALSLILGQRAESRYFFNQQKKCVIEGQFAIGGFLHLKSFFEENDLDYDDETILRREISADGKSRAFINDSPVNLTLLKQVGEKLIDIHSQHATAEINDPIFQLLVVDSVAKHEALLGDYQTKYRQYKKANTQLQQLIAESDKAKADLDYYQFQFDELEKANLDADEQEPLEQELYTLNNAEEIKRNLLGANYLMQDGESAALLQLKEAAQQLGALEKFNSAIGELKERLNSVIIELKDISAETDLLEQHTQTNEARAEEVNTRLSMIYNLQKKHRVNTNAELLQLQNELSEKIQQALFSDDAIDKLQKEITEQKQELEELATQLSTHRVTAIPDIEKQVMQTLAEMGMGNAVLSIEHKTLTELSNTGTDQIRFMFTANKGHALSEMSKVASGGELSRLMLSIKSLIARYTALPTIIFDEIDTGVSGEVANKVGQIMEQLAQNLQVITITHLPQIASKGSSHYFVYKDDEADVTKTRIKQLTEQERITEIAKMLSGDKPGESALQNARELLNI encoded by the coding sequence ATGCTTAAACAGCTCAGTATAAATAATTACGCTTTAATTGATAACCTGCAGATTGGTTTTGACAAGGGCTTAAACATCCTAACCGGCGAAACCGGAGCAGGTAAATCCATCATCCTGGGTGCGTTGTCGCTCATTCTGGGTCAGCGGGCCGAAAGCCGATACTTCTTCAATCAGCAAAAAAAATGTGTGATAGAAGGCCAGTTTGCTATTGGCGGATTCTTGCACCTCAAAAGCTTCTTTGAAGAAAATGACCTGGATTACGATGATGAAACCATCCTACGCCGCGAAATTTCGGCAGATGGTAAATCGCGAGCTTTTATTAATGACAGCCCGGTAAATCTTACGTTGCTAAAACAGGTTGGCGAGAAACTGATCGACATCCATTCGCAGCATGCAACTGCGGAAATTAATGATCCGATATTTCAATTACTGGTAGTTGATTCGGTTGCCAAACACGAAGCGTTGCTGGGTGATTATCAAACCAAATATCGTCAGTACAAAAAAGCCAATACCCAATTACAACAACTGATTGCTGAAAGCGACAAAGCCAAAGCTGACCTGGATTATTACCAGTTTCAGTTTGATGAGCTGGAAAAAGCTAACCTTGATGCTGATGAGCAAGAGCCCTTGGAGCAGGAACTGTACACGCTTAACAACGCCGAAGAAATAAAACGCAATTTATTAGGCGCTAATTACCTGATGCAGGATGGCGAAAGCGCTGCATTGTTACAGTTGAAGGAAGCCGCCCAGCAATTAGGTGCGCTCGAGAAATTTAATTCGGCAATAGGTGAGTTGAAAGAAAGGCTGAACAGCGTGATCATTGAGCTGAAAGATATTTCGGCAGAAACAGATCTGCTGGAGCAGCATACCCAAACCAACGAAGCCCGCGCCGAGGAGGTGAACACCCGCCTAAGCATGATTTATAACCTGCAAAAAAAGCACCGCGTAAATACTAATGCCGAACTGCTGCAGTTGCAAAACGAGCTTTCGGAGAAAATACAGCAGGCTTTATTTAGCGATGATGCCATCGATAAACTGCAAAAAGAAATAACTGAACAAAAACAGGAGTTGGAAGAACTGGCTACCCAGTTATCTACCCACCGTGTAACAGCTATCCCAGATATTGAAAAACAGGTAATGCAAACCCTGGCCGAAATGGGCATGGGTAATGCCGTATTGAGCATTGAGCATAAAACATTAACCGAATTAAGCAATACAGGTACCGACCAGATCCGTTTTATGTTTACGGCGAATAAAGGTCATGCTTTATCCGAAATGAGTAAGGTAGCATCTGGGGGTGAGTTATCAAGGTTGATGCTCAGCATTAAATCGCTGATAGCACGCTACACCGCCTTGCCGACTATCATTTTTGATGAGATCGACACAGGTGTATCTGGCGAGGTGGCCAACAAAGTAGGTCAAATTATGGAACAACTGGCGCAAAATTTACAGGTAATAACTATTACTCACTTGCCGCAAATTGCCAGCAAAGGCAGCAGCCACTACTTTGTTTACAAAGATGACGAAGCCGACGTTACCAAAACCCGCATTAAACAACTAACCGAGCAGGAGCGCATAACCGAAATTGCCAAAATGCTAAGCGGCGATAAACCTGGTGAAAGTGCATTGCAAAATGCGAGGGAATTGTTGAATATTTAA
- a CDS encoding energy transducer TonB, with translation MKTILVFVLLLFILSACHAQFIPPYKPKYKIVKQDTINIRGIVLDILNNPVTELQIRSKNKHYFYEGLNPYTYTDKQGRFELRGALINDTLDCFRLKKMSVINNGSRYLEIHLPLLTTDTSRKPSAEVTAKRVKKRTIPTFNVITNSDISDYYGVAGDMIVNSDQLVDYPKYLDSIKLLVHYPEKAIKNNIEGTVIIGFDILKDEQFDNFKIIRGIGYDCDEAVITAIKNGPKRHPGINNGRPVKSQSSVTINFKLTDK, from the coding sequence ATGAAAACTATTTTAGTATTTGTTTTACTGCTGTTTATCCTATCTGCATGTCATGCACAATTTATTCCTCCTTATAAACCTAAGTATAAAATTGTAAAGCAGGACACAATTAACATCAGGGGCATTGTATTAGATATACTAAATAATCCTGTTACTGAATTACAAATCAGATCGAAGAATAAGCACTATTTCTATGAAGGCCTTAATCCATATACTTATACAGACAAACAAGGCAGATTTGAATTGCGTGGGGCGCTGATTAACGATACACTCGATTGCTTTCGGCTTAAGAAGATGAGTGTTATTAATAATGGTAGTCGTTATTTAGAAATTCATCTCCCTTTACTAACAACTGATACCAGTAGAAAACCGTCGGCGGAGGTAACTGCCAAAAGAGTAAAAAAACGAACAATTCCGACATTCAATGTGATCACCAACTCGGATATATCTGACTACTATGGAGTAGCGGGAGATATGATCGTGAATTCAGATCAACTTGTAGATTATCCTAAATATCTTGACAGCATTAAATTATTAGTTCACTATCCGGAGAAAGCCATTAAAAACAACATCGAAGGCACCGTAATCATCGGATTTGATATATTAAAAGATGAGCAATTCGACAATTTTAAAATCATCCGTGGAATAGGATATGATTGCGATGAAGCAGTAATTACCGCCATTAAAAACGGACCTAAACGGCACCCCGGAATTAATAATGGACGCCCCGTCAAATCCCAGTCTTCGGTAACTATCAATTTTAAATTAACTGATAAATAG